The following nucleotide sequence is from Mytilus edulis chromosome 13, xbMytEdul2.2, whole genome shotgun sequence.
ataatatatttcacaaacaaaaaacaaatatgaagcttaaaaatggaaaaatattaaatactaaactcgttcaaagggtatctacacgtcttaatcttcaaaatcggttatctaaaaatactaccatcgctaacatttttaacaataaaaatcgtggttacccttctatcgataagtgtcatgccaaaaaatgacttacatgtccccgtctttccaccaaaaatacagtaaggtccacgttcaatggtcgcacattttctttaaattttgaaactgatataacttgaaaaacaaacagtattatttatttactcacatgaaacaaacctggatgtggtattcagtacgtaggtgaaactggaagatatttatctaaacgaactcaagaacatctgtatcgtgttaaaagacccaataaattcaaaagtatcatttatcaacaccttaagaagcacaatcatcctattaaatgtttagcagttcaacctttagaagtagtaaataagcaacctggtgaatctcattcaaagtttgtacgatcacggaaaatagttgaattaaattggattaaaaaattacagacagtctaccctttcggtcttaatgataatatcatgggaattggtaatatatcaagaaccgattccgttaacattttggatatagtttctaaacctgttcgtaaaaaccgttctcacggtcttagaaaaaatcgcaatcaaagaaaatttcggaccaatcataccaatatttcggacttaatttctatttcaaaaaacaaccgcagacattatctgttaacaaagctctgttcattaccggttaataggttaaataaaattttggaggattgcaacacaatttcatataacaGTTCAAAGTATGAAATAGTTCAaaatattatggcatattgttattctaaactatttccaaaaattgatcgccctgaagatcataaaaaacatttttttaaataaagtatgtcaataaaggttttgattttgtaaatattgccggtatatttaacgaccattctgttaaagaacaaattcctggatattttgacaatactgagctccctcttatttgttatatttacaagaaatctacccggaaatttgtgtttaattataaccaattgtgtaaagatgctaatatcagtgaaaatacacctacttcatgtaattgtagtaattccgcatacatttatggacccatttcccatgttataacaggagatcttaacatcgttcaagaccgagagttaaaatcattccttagaaaaggacctaaatatcgtcccccgtcagttattaattggaatgagtgtcgtaatatcatccacgactcactccgtacttactgtttgaaatggataaaacgggaaaaagctgacaaaaaatctttggactctttctttaattcagtaatgaacatagttgatatacgtattcaacattttaaagaacattttattattaacaataaccacaataaacctatttctcgtatcaaacataaactaaaagaactagccaaggaatttgtttttgtcccggccgataaagctgctaataatattattattgtttgacgtacattgaggttctgaaaaaagaaatgaccaattcaccaacattccaactgactccattttcagaaatctgtaacaaacataaacttttagctaccgctttacaagcagaaccgaatacaatgaaagtccctactatgtattggcttccgaagctacacaaaacaccttacaaatatagatttatttcgtcttcaagccattgttccactactaaattgtctattcttcttaccagtacacttggtacaatcaaaaacctgataataaatttttcaaataaggccttcgaaaatagtggaagtaattacttttggagtgtcaagaactcgttgaaagtacttgataaattgcatgcttatattggtgattttgaatctgttcaaagttttgatttttctaccctgtataccacattgcctcacattctcattaagaaaaaattcacccacctaattaaatgggcatttaaaaagtcagaatgtgaatatatatgttcaaactcttttaggtctttttttagtagcaataaacaaaaaaactatgtcaattggacatgctttgatactatatatgcccttcaATTTTTacaagataacatttttgttcgctttggagattccgtatatcgtcaggttattggaattccaatggggactaactgtgcaccacttattgtggacctgtttttgtattgctatgagttacaattgatgacaaaaatcagcaaagacccatcgaaacaacatctcataaacaaatttaataatacttttagatatttggatgacattttggctctcaataatgacgacttcagtatgtatactaaagaaatttatcctgttgaacttactttaaataaagctaatactaacaatgaccactaccctttcctcgatcttgatatctatatcactaacggaaagcttaatactaatatttatgataaaagagatgatttttcatttcctatcgttaattatccatttttagatggtgacgttccattgtcaccatcttacggtgtttatatatcgcaacttgtacgattcgctcgtgtatgtaacaatgttttagattttaacgagagaaatatatgtattactgaaaaattattacaccagggttttcgatatcacaaactagtcaaaacatttactaaattttatcatcggtataaggacgtcattcgtaaatatagctcaacatgaagacttcttatacgttcaatTATATCACATCCAATTGTTTatggaaatattatttataaagcacaaaaatgtcagtattcacctcagaaactaacaaaacctttaaaaagacttatcaagaagggatatagttacgatactgttgtcaggtcactaaagattgcttattttggcgttgatattgattcacttatagggtctttgcatcggaactaaacacatttattaaaaaaacagttgttggcatgacacgggttatgttcttctcatatatgttatgatggtatgatactaaacccctaacgggaaggattgtgcctgatattcatatgatgaaatcataatctttcaatcagtttaattgaagtctggagctggcatgtcagtcaaatgctagtagtctgttgttatttatgtattattgtcattttgtttattttctgtggttacatcttctgacatcagactcggacttctcttgaattgaatttaaaatgtgcgtattgttatgcatttacttttctacattggctagaggtatagggggggggggttaagatctcataaacatgtttaactccgccgcatttttgcgcctgtcccaagtcaggagcctctggcctttgttagtcttgtattttttaattttagtttcttgtgtacaattcggaaattagtatggcgttcattatcactgaactagtatatatttgtttaggggccagctgaaggacgcctccgggtgcgggaatgtctcgctacattgaagacctgttagtgaccttctgctgttgttttttctatggtcgggttgttgtctctttgacacattccccatttccattctcaattttaatatatattgtaatgacTCGGAAATTGTGTTCTGCAATAAAATGTAGTATTAATTtcctacaacatgtacaactttCGTCCCTTTTACGTACGCAACCAAATGCGACGTACTATGGTTTGGTGAAATAGACATAAAAATGCCAGAATGTAAAATAACTGTGAAGAAAAATCACTACTGACATTATGAATACAACGCATTGCCAACCttattctgtgtcattttttgcatcaattaaaaaaacatcGGAATAATTTCTGAACATATAGTATTAAATCACATAAACTAATAACTGAAACATGAACCACTGTCAAACATTCCTCAGTATGACAACGTTACTGTTATTAACCTACTTCTTAATCACATGTCCCAACTAGATATTCTATTATCTTTCCCTGTTACTATATATTAATCTATTTGTGTAAGTTTGTGCATACAGTCGTAAAATGGCGCAAGCAGCTTCAATGACATGTGAAATCTGTGTAAGTGCATCTGGTTCGTCATATTGTTTAGATTGCGAACAATATtattgtgaaaattgtaaaatattacatACAAGACAAAAACTATCTACGACTCACGAATTTAAGGAAGCTACAGATTTCATTCCGGAAGTAAAATCAAAATGCATTGATCACAACGAGGCCTTCACATTTGTTTGCGTAGATTGTGATGTTCCACTTTGTTGTTGTTGTGTAACTGAACAACATAACGGACATAAGATGTCTAAACTAAAGGATACAATTTCACAGCTTAAAACCAAACTCGAGCAAGAACTTTTGATAAAGTTCAATAAAACCAGTGGAAACGCATCCAAGTTGGAAAAAAACCTGTTATTATTTAATGGTCAAGTCGAATTTGTGATAAAGTCAATAACAAAAGAAGGTAACAAAATACAATTAATGGTTGATCAATATACTGCTAACACAATTGCGTCATTACAGGACCAAGCACGAAAAGAAAATGAACAATTATTAGCCTTACTTTCTGATCATAAATCTGCTCTTGATAAAGCATACACTTTAGATAACAGACAAAAACAAATCGCCGAACACAGTAGACATGACGGAACTTTGGTAGAGTTGTTGAAATCTCTAAATGAAGATATTGATCAACTCGAGGTGTATCCCCTTCCGGAGTTTCAGTCAGTTATTTACACACAAACGATAGTCACTGAAGATGACAAAATTACTTGGGACGTTTGAATTATGTGAAACCAACCTTAAACGAGTTTTTAAATGCCAGTCCTGTGGAAGGTACAAGACAAGAGATCGTAATAGAAATCATCGTTTTCGTAAATTCCGCTGTTGTAACAAGAAAATGATCATAACATAAACATGTTAATCCCAGTGATAGATTTATAAGCACGATGAATTACCTGGAAGTCATTtcgaattattaaaaaaatatttggttgGTTGTAAACCGTGCATGATCAATGATGATACATGGACGTGCTGATAAACATTTCATTATGTCATAGTATTAGCGTCATGTGTATGTCATCGGTGATAGCTTTCTCTGTGGGGTCTGAAATATATTCAGGTCAATTGTCGTATCTGTTCTTGCATCATAAATGTATGTTGCGTTATCATTAACTCACTGACACTATCTTGACTAAAAAGGAATTTactcatttaaaaatttaaatatatctgAAGTAACTCTTTCGCTATGATAACTTTTTGATAAGATAGTCTTGTCAACGCATAATGGGATATAACAACTGCGATTTGGTTTGAATAAGTAGTACACGTTGCAGTCATGATTCAGTCGCACTATTGGCATTGCGTTTTTGCATGGCGTTATCAATAAGGGTTTACTTTGCCATGAGGGACATTTACATACCGTATGTCGCTTCCTTTGTTGGTATATGTACAAGGGAAATTTATGACGTTAAATGTTGAGCAACATCACATTGATTTATTCCGATCTGATCTGCAACATTCTTATAATCTGGTTCAGACTTTCAGTATAGGCAATAATTAAGAAAATTTTCTACAAATCGAAGTTTTGGCAGGGGTTCTACGAAATGTTCTTTGAATAAAACAACCTTTTAAAAATTGCACGGGTACAACACCTTGTGTCAGGAAATTTGTTCGACGTCAAAATCCAGTATGTTTGCTAAGGGAAGtcaggttttgattttttttttaaacaaaaactaaCATTCAAAGCCTGATTTTTTGTGTTTGTCTTTGTTCAGAATAATAAAAATTTTTGTGATACTTATCTTTACAAAAACAATTCGGTATTGTGATGCGGCTCGATTTTCTTCCAAAAATTCAGAAACACAGATtatatcacaaataaaaaatatgccTCAGAAAATAATCGATACTGGATTAGtaatataaaaaaacttttgtCTGATCTTAAACTTGATTATTTATTCAATATGCCCATCTAATCATATTATAACAACAGTAAAAAGGCTAACAAAACTATATTTATCTGAACTTGGTTTGAAACGTTATTTACTGATTTTAGAAAACATTCCAAAGTTAGGAACAAGTTAAGAACATAtcgtaaataaaaattaaaaaaattaaaattgaaaaaaatatttgaagtgtTGTAAGGAAAATGTAAGAATGTTGTTAACTAAACTTTTAGTAAGCTCAAATGATCTAAACATCGAGAAGGGATAATATTGCAACTTAgatataaatgaaagaaaatgtagaTTATGTTAAAATTGTGTTGAATATAAAAATCCGtctttttttattcaatgcaCATGCTTAACAACAGTACGCACACCTTATTTTGAGCAATAAAGAAAAAATGTAAGAAATCTTTTAGTCAACTTTATGATGAAAACAATAAGGTTTTAAGTAATCGAGATATAGACATCATTAATATAATTCTTTAACCAAAGCAATGCTATTAAGGTTGTACTATCCAAAGACTTTAAA
It contains:
- the LOC139500143 gene encoding protein wech-like, which produces MAQAASMTCEICVSASGSSYCLDCEQYYCENCKILHTRQKLSTTHEFKEATDFIPEVKSKCIDHNEAFTFVCVDCDVPLCCCCVTEQHNGHKMSKLKDTISQLKTKLEQELLIKFNKTSGNASKLEKNLLLFNGQVEFVIKSITKEGNKIQLMVDQYTANTIASLQDQARKENEQLLALLSDHKSALDKAYTLDNRQKQIAEHSRHDGTLVELLKSLNEDIDQLEVYPLPEFQSVIYTQTIVTEDDKITWDV